In the genome of Arachis hypogaea cultivar Tifrunner chromosome 9, arahy.Tifrunner.gnm2.J5K5, whole genome shotgun sequence, the window TTCTCAGAATAAATAACATTTCTAGCTAGGGTATAATGACTTCTCCATACAGCtaactattattaattaatttggtaacccaagaactcattgaaataaataaataaataaataaataaataaataaataaaaaaacaccaCTCCTCAATCTAAAGTTCTAAACTCcaataatttttttctcaaagAAAGTGGATATCTCCTTCCTTTCTAAACATCCACTTAtcaataaaaagaatgaaaacaGAGCTCTAACTTATAAAGAACAAGTCAATCAATATTGAGCAGTGTATACATGATATTTAACTTCCAATCAAGACAGTATGAAAGTCATCATCCTCTAAGATTTTACAAGTTAAAAACTTCTATTAAAGAGCATCGGAACCCTATTTTCAGTATATTACCTACCTTCAACTCTGCtatttcttgttcttgttttgcAAAAGTAACAAAGAATGCGCCttcctttttctttgctttttcaaGCTAATAAAGTATTACCTTTGCTAGTGATGGATATTTCCGCACCATGATTGTACCATGATATGATTCTGGGAGATTCATGAGTGCTTACTAGCTAAACCATTTGAAAAACATATATGAACTAAatctaaaaaatagttaaatctcTAATATAAACATTGTCttaattgtaaattttttaatacataacaaattaaaattatataaatcaagATTTAGGATTAACTACTCTAAACTAATTAGTGAGTTACCTGAAGATAATAGTAGTGCGAAAGACTTTTCTAGCATGGTGGCAGCACGGACAACAAAGTGATGGCGACAGTGGCCAACCGGCATGGTTGCATTAgggttttttaaataaattgaaaaaataatagaaaaaaggaGGAAGACAATTTACCTGGAGGGAGGAAGGAAGTAGCTCTGGCAACACAGGTTGCAGCAGCGATAGCAGCGGCAACAAGGAGTCTACCCAGTCTTTGAACGCTATTGGTGATAGCCGACACTGGTGAAAGGGAGGGGGCTGCCGGAggtgggtgtgtgtgtgtgtatgtgtgtgtgtgtgagagagagagagattcgaATTTAGGACaagattaccgtcggatttacgcTCGATAGACTCTTGGGTGTCTAATGGTTCTGTGTCTCTACACTGTCAACCCATGCTAGGTTTACCTTTTCCAATGTGCGATCGTGCGACTTAACCGTCTAACCACGGTCTTCCTCGGAGCGctccctttccctttccctttttcttgCTCCCGGATGAACCGTGAGAATTCATTCAACTTCCTTTTTCGGATGACTTGCTCCAACGCGtcttttaagtcaaaacattcttGTGTCTTGTGGCCAAATCCCTTGTGGTAATCATAGTAGAGATTCTTGTTTCCTCCCGTCTGATCTCTCAACTGCCTTGGCTTGGGTAAGATGCCCCTATTAGCTATCTGCTGGAATACTTCTACAATCAGGGCGGTATAGTTTGTGAATTTTCCTACTCGAAAAAACGGTTTAAACGACCTCCCAGGGGCTACCTCTCCTGGCCCCTCCCTTGGTCTCCGCATTGCCGGTTTCATGAGTCGGTAGAGTGGCTAACTGTCGTTTGTTGGCGGATACTACATGGTTAAACTCCTCATCGTTTATATACTCTCTTGCTATACATTGTATTTCCTGCATCGTCCATACATATTTGGTGGTTAGGTGCTTCCTGAAGTCTTCGTTCACCAGGCCATTAGTGAGGCATAAACTGGCTAGGAAGTCTACGAGGCCGACAATCTCCAAGCACTTGTCATTGAACTGATCCAAGTACTTTCTCGTGGGTTCGCCAACCCGTTGTGTCACATCCAAAAGTTTAATTGGGTGCCTTGCCTTGGCAATTTTGGTGGTAAACTGGTTAAGAAATTTTTTAGAGACATCCGTGAAGATAGCTATTGATCCTTGTGGGAGGGAGTTGAACCAGTGGATTGCCAGTCCCGCTAGGATCACGGGGAATGCACGACATCTGACAGCGTCTCCCACATATTCTAGATTCATTCTGGCCTCGAAAATCATGACGTGCTCCTGTGGGTCTTTGGTTTCATCGTACCTCATGTTTGTTAGTTTGTCAAAGTTCTTTTCTAACCAGACTTTGAAAATGGAGGAGTGGAAAGGAGTAGCTCCGATCACAACGGGATCTCGGTGCCATTGTTCATTTTTTCATTGAACTGGTTGTAAAGAGGTCGTTGGAAGTGAGGGCCGGAACCTACACGCAAGAGACAGAAAGCGGGATGGAGTCCTCGGGTGTGGGTAGATTGGTAAGTGGGGCCACCTACAAAGACACTCTGAAGTTAAAGTAAATGTCTATACCAAGAGGTGGCCAGTTAGGGTAAcaatgacgtaccttgggggaggggtaggtcCCTCCCCTTTATTCTTCAACCTCGAGTGGCCCTTCCATTTGGGCCCATTCGTCTAGAAGTTTCTGCCAATTGTCCAGATTATTATTAAAGGGATGGCTTCATGCGAAGGACGCCGTCGGTTAATCGGGTGGTGGATCCATCGGGTTGTGGGTTCGCCAGGTGGACCCCCAGGTCTTGTTAGGTTGGGCCGAAATAGTGTCCCCAATACATCAGGTCGTGATACTTACAACTAGTGCAGTAGCTTGTCTTGTGTCTTCGTGTGTGGTTGTCTTCTTCTGGTCGCGACTTCGATGGCAGGATTCACGCTTTTAACACTTTCTTCGTGCACATGAGTTATCCCCAGCTATTGCTTGGAGAAGTCGCTTTAGTTCTCGCTGAGAGTATTTAATACTCTTCATGGGTGATTTGAATGTGCGTAGAAAAGTCCATTTTACTCCTGGTCCTTTCGCGCTTTTTCTTCCTCAGTTACAGTTACCTTTTCATTTTCTCCATTCCCTTTTCTCTTTCGTAACTCCCACCACCTTAACTTCCCTCTTTTCTTACTCACTTCATCATTCTTTCCTTGCATTCTTCTTTGCTGCGAGATTCACTCTGTCACAGTAATACCATCATTTGTTCTCCTGCAACTTTCTCCACTCATTTTTCGTGGTGAGTAATATTGTTTACGTTATTTTactttagagtaaagtatcgtttttgtccctaacattttgGATAAGTCTCAAAGCTGTCCCTAatatttcaatcgtcctatttaagtccctaacatttcaaaattggctcaatgttgtcctgccgttagggatccgttaacagaattgatggcgggaaaaaattgagacaattttgaaacgttagggacttaagtagagtgaaaacgttggggacaaaaacgatacatagaaataaattttaattttatccttcaataatatcaattttttactgtatataatattcaattattttttaatcacatctaagtaaattacacttaatcacactactttcattctaaataaatttttttatatttttatattaacttataactttaagtgtaaaattataaaaaataaatttatttaaaataaaaataatgtgattaagtgtaatttacttagatgtgattaaaaaataattgaatactatgtacagtaaaaaattgatattattgaagcctaaaactaaaatttatttttatgtatcatttttgtctccaacgtttcaaaatcgtctcaattttgtctcgccgtcaattctgttaacggatttctaatggcaggacaacattgagccaattttaaaacgttagggacttaaataagacgattgAAATATTAGGGATAACTTTGAAACTTACCCCAAACATTacggacaaaaacgatactttactcttttactttatttcttGCCATTGCTATCATGATTTATCCATTGCTTTTGGCTTTTGGGTCTGAAAATTGGCTTTGTTAGATAATTTTTAACGGGGTGCCATAGGTTCCTTTTCTTGTGGTCTAGATTAGAATGATTTAGTGCAGAATGATATTAGTTTAGGTGTAAGATAAATTAGTTTTTGGCTTAGGACCTTCTCTCATTCTCACGGTTTAAGTGATGCCCCAATTGTAGGTACGACACAGTAAACCCCCCGTGAATCGTTACACCTGGTGTACTACCGATATCACGAGCACGTTTTCCAGGGTGACTGCGGAGGAGTTACAAGAGTTCTGCGACTCTGGAGCATTGTGTGAAGGTGGCCTTGAGGAGTCGAATTATGAACTCCTAGTACCGGGGCTCCGGGAGCGTGTTTGCCAGCTCAATCTTGATGCTCCTTGGTTCTTGACTGGATGTGGATGTACAAACCTATATTCACTACTTTGGGAGTACAGCTTCCCTTCTCCCCTTTCATCATGGCCCTCCTAAACAGATGCGAGGTTGCCCCCTCACAGCTCCATCCCAACAGTTAGGCTGACATTCGTTGTTTCGAGATGGTCTGTGAGTATTTAGAACTTTTTGGCCAATGTATGTGGAGGTTTTCCTCTACTTCTTTCTCCTTGCAAATCCTTCTCAGGAGGGTAAACATAAGAAAGATTACGTCTCTTTCTGGGCTGTGCAAAACTAGAGGATCTTCAATCTTTTCGAAGATTCTTTTCATTGTTTCAAAGAGACCTTCTTCAAGGTGAGATCGGCTTGAGGTCTTCACCCTTTATGGCTCACACATGAAAAAGAAAGGCGCATTCCAATCTACTAGAGTTTCGGCGCCGACTCCAATTATATGATCAAAGTCACCTATGATAGCATAGGTTAGCAAAACCAAAAAATTGCCGACGTTTTGTTGGCGATATTTAGTTCTAATAACCTTAACCCCCATCTCCTAATGGGTAACCAGGAAGCTGGTCGGGAATGTGTGGGTAAGTTCCTGCCCCTTACTGTTATCCTTCCGTTTTTTCGATTTGCATATCGTTGCTTTGTTGTCGACTTCAtaactttctttttctataacttgctttcttttattcttttgtaattaggatgGCAGCTGAAAACAGTTTCCTGAGTCGCTTGATGACCCTTTTTTTCTGGAGATGACGACAACAACTCTGATTCCACTGAACCTTAAATCGAGGCCCCTCAACCTGACGAACTAGAGGTTCAATCTCAGCCTTCCACTGGGCCTCCTCTCGAGTACAGTGCCACTGGGAAGTGGACCATGGTAAGACGGACCAATCCTCAGTTGCTCGGGCTGATGAGCTAGAGCCGGAAGTGGTCGTGATCCCCAATCAAAGAAGAGGAAGTCCAGCTCCAGTCCGGGACAAATTTTTACCGTAATGAAG includes:
- the LOC112709641 gene encoding uncharacterized protein, with product MRYDETKDPQEHVMIFEARMNLEYVGDAVRCRAFPVILAGLAIHWFNSLPQGSIAIFTDVSKKFLNQFTTKIAKARHPIKLLDVTQRVGEPTRKYLDQFNDKCLEIVGLVDFLASLCLTNGLVNEDFRKHLTTKYVWTMQEIQCIAREYINDEEFNHVVSANKRQLATLPTHETGNAETKGGARRGSPWEVV